The following coding sequences are from one Anabaena sphaerica FACHB-251 window:
- a CDS encoding helicase HerA domain-containing protein yields MNSGQPLGSVIEGSLTGGLEVRLHPDISVEDMRVGKFMVVQGVRSRFFCMLTDVSLGAANARIMANPPGWEDTFLREVLAGSGTYGMINLAPMLMFTPETHETSFSSNGKSLNPFIPSTNGLASFQPQTSTTMELLPVKTIPSHFSQVYEASEEDFRKVFGWEDDPHRNNFSIGKPLDMDVPICIDLNRFVERSNGVFGKSGTGKSFLTRLLLAGVIRKNAAVNLIFDMHSEYGWEAVAEGKEVNTVKGLKQLFPGKVEVYTLDPESTKRRGVRDAQELYLSYEQIEVEDIKLCGRELGLSEAALDNANILCNELGKSWIPQLFNMTSEDIKMFCDDKPGHPGSITSLQRKLLRLDTLKYMRAVCPQNYIKKILQSLEAGKNVVVEFGSQSNMLSYMLVTNMITRRIHEHYVKRADKFLQSKNPLDRPTPLMITIEEAHRFLDPAVVQSTIFGTIARELRKYFVTLLVVDQRPSGIDNEVMSQIGTRITALLNDEKDIDAIFTGVSGAGALRSVLAKLDSKQQALILGHAVPMPVVVRTRPYDSAFYAEIGDQVWEQKSDAEVFAAAELAKADLGF; encoded by the coding sequence ATGAATTCAGGACAACCATTAGGTTCAGTCATCGAAGGTTCGCTAACTGGGGGTTTAGAAGTTAGATTACACCCGGATATTTCTGTAGAAGATATGCGGGTGGGTAAATTTATGGTGGTACAAGGTGTGCGATCGCGCTTTTTCTGTATGCTTACAGATGTATCTTTAGGTGCAGCAAATGCGCGGATCATGGCTAATCCCCCCGGTTGGGAAGATACATTTTTGCGCGAAGTTTTAGCCGGAAGTGGTACTTATGGCATGATCAACCTCGCACCGATGTTGATGTTTACCCCCGAAACTCATGAGACTTCTTTCTCCAGCAATGGTAAATCTCTAAATCCGTTTATTCCATCTACCAATGGTTTAGCATCATTTCAACCCCAAACAAGCACGACGATGGAATTGTTACCTGTTAAAACCATTCCTAGTCACTTTAGCCAAGTTTACGAAGCCAGTGAAGAAGATTTCCGTAAAGTGTTTGGTTGGGAAGATGATCCCCACAGAAACAACTTCTCTATCGGTAAACCTTTAGATATGGATGTGCCGATTTGTATTGATTTAAATCGGTTTGTGGAACGGAGTAACGGTGTTTTTGGTAAATCTGGGACTGGTAAATCTTTCCTGACACGGTTACTATTAGCAGGTGTAATTCGCAAAAATGCGGCTGTTAACCTAATTTTTGATATGCACTCAGAATATGGGTGGGAAGCAGTCGCAGAAGGTAAAGAAGTTAACACCGTCAAAGGTTTAAAACAGTTATTTCCTGGTAAAGTCGAAGTTTATACTCTTGATCCCGAATCAACCAAGCGCCGAGGTGTACGCGATGCTCAAGAACTTTATCTAAGCTATGAGCAAATTGAAGTTGAAGATATTAAATTATGTGGTAGAGAGCTAGGACTTTCAGAAGCAGCTTTAGATAATGCCAATATCTTGTGCAATGAGTTGGGTAAATCTTGGATTCCTCAGTTATTCAATATGACTAGTGAGGATATTAAAATGTTTTGTGATGACAAGCCAGGACACCCAGGCTCAATTACTTCTTTACAACGTAAACTTCTGCGTCTAGATACTTTAAAATATATGCGAGCGGTTTGTCCCCAGAACTATATTAAAAAAATATTACAATCGTTAGAAGCTGGGAAAAATGTTGTCGTTGAATTTGGTTCCCAGTCGAATATGCTATCTTATATGTTGGTGACGAATATGATCACCAGACGTATTCATGAGCATTATGTCAAAAGAGCAGATAAGTTTCTGCAAAGTAAAAATCCATTGGATCGGCCAACGCCATTAATGATTACAATAGAGGAAGCCCACCGCTTTCTTGACCCAGCAGTGGTACAAAGTACAATTTTTGGAACTATAGCCCGCGAACTGCGGAAATATTTTGTAACACTTTTGGTAGTTGATCAACGCCCGTCTGGGATAGATAATGAAGTTATGTCCCAAATTGGAACTCGCATCACTGCTTTGCTTAATGACGAGAAAGATATTGATGCTATTTTTACAGGTGTATCTGGTGCGGGAGCTTTGCGCTCAGTCTTGGCCAAGTTAGACTCCAAGCAACAAGCCTTAATTTTAGGTCATGCCGTGCCAATGCCAGTAGTTGTGCGTACACGTCCTTATGATTCAGCTTTTTATGCGGAAATCGGCGACCAGGTTTGGGAACAAAAGTCAGATGCAGAAGTTTTCGCCGCCGCAGAACTAGCTAAAGCCGACTTAGGTTTTTAG
- a CDS encoding RNA polymerase sigma factor, RpoD/SigA family, with product MPTVNSETENLNAKFTADMVRTYLREIGRVPLLTREQEIVYGKQVQQMMTLLDAKEALAKKLDHEPSLPEWAAHVNQSETEVKQTVALGKRAKQKMIEANLRLVVAIAKKYQKRNMEFLDLIQEGTLGLERGVEKFDPMRGYKFSTYAYWWIRQAITRAIAQQGRTIRLPIHITEKLNKIKKVQRELAQKLGRSPTPTEIAKELELEPAQIREYMNMARQPVSLDVRVGDNQDTELQEMLEDDGPSPEYYTTQEFLRQDLNNLLAELTPQQREVLALRFGLEDGNEMSLAKVGERLNLSRERVRQLEHQALAHLRRRRANVKEYVAS from the coding sequence ATGCCTACTGTTAACAGCGAAACTGAAAACCTGAACGCCAAATTCACGGCTGATATGGTGCGAACCTATCTGCGGGAAATTGGTCGTGTGCCACTGCTAACCCGTGAGCAAGAGATTGTATATGGGAAGCAAGTGCAGCAAATGATGACATTGCTGGATGCTAAAGAAGCTTTAGCTAAAAAACTAGACCATGAACCTAGTTTACCAGAATGGGCTGCCCATGTTAATCAATCTGAAACAGAAGTTAAGCAGACGGTAGCACTAGGTAAGCGAGCCAAGCAAAAAATGATTGAAGCAAATTTGCGCTTGGTGGTGGCTATTGCCAAAAAGTACCAAAAACGAAATATGGAATTTCTGGATTTAATCCAGGAAGGAACGTTGGGACTAGAGAGAGGAGTAGAGAAATTTGATCCTATGCGGGGTTATAAATTCTCGACTTATGCTTACTGGTGGATTCGGCAAGCAATTACGAGAGCGATCGCCCAACAAGGTCGAACAATCCGCTTACCCATCCATATTACCGAAAAGCTGAACAAAATTAAAAAAGTGCAGCGGGAATTGGCGCAAAAGTTGGGAAGATCCCCAACACCAACAGAAATCGCCAAAGAACTGGAGTTAGAACCTGCTCAGATTCGTGAGTATATGAACATGGCGCGTCAGCCAGTTTCTTTAGATGTGCGAGTTGGTGATAACCAAGATACCGAACTGCAAGAAATGCTGGAAGATGACGGTCCATCTCCAGAGTATTACACCACTCAGGAATTCTTGCGCCAAGACCTAAATAACCTGTTAGCAGAACTTACACCCCAACAGCGTGAAGTTTTAGCTCTCCGGTTTGGCTTGGAAGATGGTAATGAAATGTCCTTGGCGAAAGTTGGTGAACGGTTAAATCTCAGCCGTGAACGAGTCCGCCAATTAGAGCATCAAGCTCTTGCTCATTTACGTCGCCGTCGCGCCAATGTTAAAGAATACGTTGCCAGCTAA
- a CDS encoding tetratricopeptide repeat protein — protein sequence MPVITIREQQQTATGFAASISFGDGEYDIIISDPFTPQEEQELEWYFEEWLVYPIVDTVKAERAKNSVKTYGEKLFDQVFQDRKAYSKYQQLKNNLSQVQIEIVSKTPEFQGLHWEALQDPDFPRPLAVDCVMLRKSVNSALGSVNLPTSPVINLLVVVARPDEEKDVGYRTISRPMLELIENGQLRVKVELLRPGTYQALSQHLEDKANFYHIIHLDMHGALLTHEQVQQPSAVNRYLFKGRYGRDDLQPFDGVKAFLAFEGESQGKVDLVEASELAALLTGKGIPVCILNACQSGKQVKTPLPNPLLEGEGTGNNSALAGEDELPSSTRGGVGGEVRETSLGSRLMSAGMQMVVAMGYSVTVTAAKLMMEHLYKHLFADKPITEAIRLSRRELFNNKERKAYFNKLIKLEDWLLPVVYYNQSVNFNLRAFTSEEEEKYFETVGSQYRFSLPTYGFFGRDLEILKIEKALLKHNVLLLQGMGGTGKTTLLNYLREWWQKTNFVKNAFYFGYDEKAWTLEQILFFIGQQIYEKYEFARSQVMIQRAQIEKLVAKLRAENYAVIFDNLESVTGQQLAIQNTLPETERNQIRDFIGRLVGGQALVVLGSRSREEWLQQQTFKFNVYELQGLDQEARTELAEKILEINLPPHKIEKIRQDGDFRKLMKLLAGYPLAMEVVLANLQKQTPQEILQGLQAADINLDVASEDKTKSILKCVEYSHSNLSPEAQKLLICLAPFSGFIHRTGIPNYINELQKLEPFQDYQFDKFDDAIQEAISWGLLSPMDKDSPLLTIQPVFPYFLKTKLATVDTATREALQEGFKNHYLELADSYYQLMKSKDAQERQLGIFFCKLEYENLYNGLQICLERQENISIYFCLYEYFELISDNPSNLKLAAIVCQRLDNYSTAFIKSELGYQIAFAIDRLGNCQRTAQQYKKSQKSYEKTLQIYDALESGEERQKQLWKASTYHQLGRVAQEMREYAQARDYYELALSIKIEFGDRYSQARTYHHLGMVAQEMREYAQARDFYQLALAIKIEFGDRYSQASTYHQLGRVAEEMREYAQARDFYQLALAIKIKFGDRYSQANTYHNLGYVAQEMREYAQARDFYQLALAIYIEFGDRYSQANTYHQLGTLAQEMREYAQARDFYQQALAIKIEFGDRFSQASTYHNLGGLAQEMREYAQAQDFYQLALAIYIEFGDYYSQGLIYHNLGYVAQEMREYAQAQDFYQLALAIYIEFGDYYSQGLIYHNLGYVAQEMREYAQARDFYQQALAIFIEYGDAYGVPSLHFSQARTFHNLGYVAQELREYAQAQDFYQQALAIKIEFGDRYSQASTYHCLGTLADAQENYAEARVNLQKALEIYVEYKEEYWGNIAREILERLPE from the coding sequence GTGCCAGTGATTACCATTCGGGAACAACAGCAAACAGCAACAGGGTTTGCAGCTAGTATCAGTTTTGGTGATGGTGAATATGACATTATTATTAGTGACCCCTTCACTCCCCAGGAAGAACAGGAACTAGAATGGTATTTTGAAGAGTGGCTGGTTTATCCCATTGTTGATACAGTCAAAGCCGAAAGAGCAAAAAATAGCGTTAAAACCTACGGTGAAAAGCTGTTTGACCAAGTTTTTCAGGATAGGAAAGCTTACAGCAAATATCAACAACTAAAGAATAATCTCAGTCAAGTACAAATAGAAATAGTTAGTAAAACGCCGGAATTTCAAGGACTGCATTGGGAAGCATTGCAAGATCCAGATTTTCCCCGACCTTTAGCCGTAGATTGTGTAATGCTGCGGAAAAGCGTTAACTCTGCTCTCGGTTCTGTAAATTTGCCAACTTCTCCAGTTATTAATTTGCTGGTAGTGGTAGCGCGTCCTGATGAAGAAAAGGATGTGGGCTATCGGACAATTTCCCGTCCGATGTTGGAATTGATCGAAAATGGTCAATTACGGGTAAAAGTAGAATTACTGCGTCCGGGAACATATCAGGCATTATCCCAGCATTTAGAAGATAAGGCGAATTTTTATCACATCATCCATTTGGATATGCACGGGGCGTTATTGACCCATGAACAGGTGCAACAACCCAGTGCAGTCAATCGTTATTTATTCAAAGGACGCTATGGACGGGATGACTTGCAACCTTTTGACGGTGTAAAGGCGTTTTTGGCATTTGAAGGGGAGAGTCAGGGAAAAGTTGATTTGGTCGAAGCGTCGGAATTAGCCGCTTTGCTGACTGGTAAGGGTATTCCTGTGTGTATTCTCAATGCTTGTCAGTCGGGTAAACAGGTGAAAACACCTCTCCCTAACCCTCTCCTAGAAGGAGAGGGAACTGGAAATAATTCTGCACTAGCGGGAGAAGATGAACTCCCCTCCTCGACACGGGGAGGGGTTGGGGGAGAGGTCAGAGAAACCAGTTTAGGAAGTCGGTTGATGAGTGCGGGAATGCAGATGGTGGTAGCAATGGGTTATTCTGTCACCGTGACTGCGGCTAAGTTGATGATGGAACATTTATATAAACATTTGTTTGCTGATAAACCTATCACGGAAGCTATTAGATTAAGTCGGCGAGAATTGTTTAATAATAAGGAACGAAAAGCCTATTTTAATAAGTTGATTAAGTTAGAAGATTGGTTGTTACCTGTGGTTTATTATAACCAGTCGGTGAATTTTAATTTACGTGCGTTTACATCAGAAGAAGAAGAGAAATATTTTGAAACTGTTGGTAGTCAATATCGCTTTTCTTTGCCGACTTATGGCTTTTTCGGGCGAGATTTGGAAATTCTCAAAATTGAGAAAGCGTTGTTAAAACACAATGTTTTATTGTTACAGGGTATGGGAGGAACGGGAAAAACAACTCTGTTAAATTATCTGCGGGAATGGTGGCAGAAAACTAATTTTGTTAAAAATGCCTTTTATTTTGGCTACGATGAAAAAGCCTGGACACTCGAACAAATTTTATTTTTTATTGGGCAACAGATATATGAAAAGTATGAATTTGCCAGGTCTCAAGTAATGATCCAAAGGGCGCAAATAGAAAAATTAGTCGCCAAATTGCGGGCTGAAAATTACGCTGTGATTTTCGATAATTTAGAATCAGTGACAGGACAACAATTAGCGATACAAAATACATTGCCAGAAACAGAACGGAATCAAATCCGCGATTTTATTGGGCGGTTGGTTGGTGGTCAAGCTTTGGTGGTGTTGGGTTCTCGCAGTCGGGAAGAATGGTTACAGCAGCAAACTTTTAAATTCAATGTTTATGAATTGCAAGGATTAGATCAAGAAGCGCGGACGGAATTAGCAGAGAAGATTTTAGAAATAAATTTACCTCCACACAAAATTGAGAAAATTCGCCAAGATGGGGATTTTCGGAAGTTAATGAAATTGTTAGCTGGTTATCCCTTAGCGATGGAAGTTGTGTTAGCAAATTTGCAAAAACAAACACCACAGGAAATTTTACAGGGTTTGCAAGCAGCGGATATAAATTTAGATGTTGCTAGTGAGGATAAAACTAAGAGTATTTTAAAATGTGTGGAATATTCTCACAGTAATCTATCACCAGAAGCGCAAAAATTACTGATTTGTTTAGCTCCTTTTAGTGGGTTTATTCATCGTACAGGTATTCCTAATTATATCAATGAGTTGCAGAAACTAGAACCATTTCAAGATTATCAATTTGATAAATTTGATGATGCTATTCAAGAGGCAATTAGCTGGGGTTTATTATCGCCGATGGATAAAGATTCACCCTTGTTAACAATTCAGCCTGTATTTCCCTACTTTTTGAAGACTAAATTAGCAACGGTTGATACTGCAACTCGTGAAGCATTGCAAGAAGGATTTAAAAACCATTATTTAGAATTGGCAGATTCTTACTATCAGTTAATGAAATCTAAAGATGCTCAAGAGCGACAATTAGGGATATTTTTCTGTAAGCTGGAGTATGAGAATTTATATAATGGATTGCAAATTTGTTTAGAGAGACAAGAAAATATTAGTATTTATTTCTGTTTATACGAGTATTTTGAGTTGATTAGTGATAATCCTAGCAACCTAAAATTAGCAGCAATAGTTTGTCAGCGGTTGGATAATTATTCAACTGCATTTATCAAAAGTGAGTTGGGTTATCAAATAGCATTTGCAATTGACAGACTTGGTAATTGCCAACGTACAGCCCAACAGTACAAGAAATCTCAAAAATCTTATGAAAAAACATTACAAATTTATGATGCCCTAGAGAGTGGAGAAGAAAGACAAAAACAACTCTGGAAAGCTAGTACCTACCACCAGTTGGGAAGAGTAGCCCAAGAAATGCGGGAATATGCACAAGCACGGGACTATTATGAACTAGCTTTATCCATCAAAATCGAATTTGGCGATCGCTATTCTCAAGCTAGAACCTACCACCATTTGGGAATGGTAGCCCAAGAAATGCGGGAATATGCACAAGCACGGGACTTTTATCAACTAGCTTTAGCTATCAAAATCGAATTTGGGGATAGATATTCTCAAGCTAGTACCTACCACCAGTTGGGAAGAGTAGCCGAAGAAATGCGAGAATATGCACAAGCACGGGACTTTTATCAACTAGCTTTAGCTATCAAAATCAAATTTGGTGATCGCTATTCTCAAGCTAATACCTACCACAATTTGGGATATGTCGCCCAAGAAATGCGAGAATATGCACAAGCACGGGACTTTTATCAACTAGCTTTAGCTATCTATATCGAATTTGGGGATAGATATTCTCAAGCTAATACCTACCACCAGTTGGGAACATTAGCCCAAGAAATGCGGGAATATGCCCAAGCACGGGATTTTTATCAGCAAGCTTTAGCTATCAAAATCGAATTTGGCGATCGCTTTTCTCAAGCTAGTACCTACCACAATTTGGGAGGATTAGCCCAAGAAATGCGGGAATATGCACAAGCACAGGACTTTTATCAACTAGCTTTAGCTATCTATATCGAATTTGGCGATTACTATTCTCAAGGCTTAATTTACCACAATTTGGGATATGTCGCCCAAGAAATGCGGGAATATGCCCAAGCACAGGACTTTTATCAACTAGCTTTAGCTATCTATATCGAATTTGGCGATTACTATTCTCAAGGCTTAATTTACCACAATTTGGGATATGTCGCCCAAGAAATGCGGGAATATGCCCAAGCACGGGACTTTTATCAACAAGCTTTGGCTATTTTTATCGAATATGGCGATGCCTACGGCGTGCCAAGCCTACACTTTTCTCAAGCTAGAACCTTCCACAATTTGGGATATGTAGCCCAAGAATTGCGGGAATATGCACAAGCACAGGACTTTTATCAGCAAGCTTTAGCTATCAAAATCGAATTTGGCGATAGATATTCTCAAGCTAGTACCTACCACTGTTTAGGTACACTGGCAGACGCACAGGAAAATTATGCGGAAGCAAGGGTGAATTTACAAAAAGCGTTAGAGATATATGTTGAATATAAAGAAGAATATTGGGGGAATATTGCGAGAGAGATTTTAGAGAGATTACCAGAGTGA
- a CDS encoding DUF2283 domain-containing protein, which produces MESEEVYPGIVLDFNKENQVVGIEVLQLSSRINLTTKNIKVEISQSSSQS; this is translated from the coding sequence ATTGAATCTGAAGAAGTTTATCCAGGAATTGTACTTGATTTTAATAAAGAGAATCAGGTTGTAGGTATTGAGGTTTTACAGTTATCTAGTAGGATAAATCTGACTACCAAGAATATCAAGGTGGAAATTTCTCAATCTTCTTCTCAATCTTAA
- a CDS encoding Uma2 family endonuclease translates to MIMQRPQTNPTPQILPLENGDRLSRHEFERRYAESPDIKKAELIEGVVYVASPLRFQRHAEPHSNLIGWLWNYRIHTPGIKLGIEPTIRLDQDNEPQPDGVLLIDESLGGKSRITDDDYIEGAPELVAEIAASSAAYDLYDKKKAYKRNGIQEYIVWQSLENKLDWFQLHESEYILLQPDVEGIIKSQVMPGLWLSVTALLAGDMVKVLEVLQTGLNSPEHTEFLQRLSG, encoded by the coding sequence ATGATAATGCAGCGGCCACAAACTAACCCAACTCCTCAAATTTTACCTTTAGAAAATGGCGATCGCTTATCACGTCATGAATTTGAACGTCGTTATGCAGAAAGTCCCGATATTAAAAAAGCTGAATTAATCGAAGGAGTAGTTTACGTGGCCTCACCTTTACGCTTTCAACGTCATGCAGAACCACACAGCAATTTAATCGGTTGGTTGTGGAATTATCGTATTCATACCCCCGGAATTAAACTAGGAATTGAACCCACTATTAGATTAGATCAAGATAATGAACCTCAACCCGATGGAGTTTTATTAATTGATGAAAGTTTGGGTGGAAAATCTCGAATTACCGATGATGATTATATTGAAGGCGCACCGGAATTAGTCGCGGAAATTGCTGCCAGCAGTGCAGCTTATGATTTATATGATAAGAAAAAAGCCTATAAACGGAACGGCATTCAAGAATATATTGTTTGGCAGAGTTTAGAAAATAAATTAGATTGGTTTCAGTTACATGAGAGTGAATATATATTACTGCAACCTGATGTAGAGGGAATTATTAAAAGTCAAGTTATGCCGGGATTATGGTTATCTGTAACTGCATTATTAGCAGGAGATATGGTTAAAGTTTTAGAAGTATTGCAAACAGGATTAAATTCACCAGAACACACGGAATTTTTACAGCGTTTATCAGGTTGA
- the cobO gene encoding cob(I)yrinic acid a,c-diamide adenosyltransferase, which translates to MKNDTPEELKSDQELSRLIDEVMSSSSSLNDEQYRQKMQRRKEIQDQRIAKAKPEKGLIIVNTGHGKGKTTAALGMVMRSLGHGYKVAIVQFIKGAWEPSEKRVFSHWPDQLEFHAMGEGFTWETQDRDRDLDKASAAWDKSLEFIRNPDFKLVLLDEINIALKLGYLEVEQVLAGLAQKPPDKHVILTGRGAPPALIEKADLVTEMTLVKHPFKDQGIKAQAGIEY; encoded by the coding sequence ATGAAAAACGACACACCAGAAGAATTAAAATCTGATCAAGAACTTTCGCGGTTGATCGATGAGGTAATGTCATCGTCATCATCTCTGAATGATGAACAGTATCGCCAAAAAATGCAGCGGCGTAAAGAGATACAAGATCAACGTATAGCTAAAGCAAAACCAGAAAAGGGTTTAATTATTGTCAATACTGGTCATGGTAAGGGTAAAACTACTGCGGCTTTGGGAATGGTGATGCGATCGCTCGGTCATGGATATAAAGTAGCGATCGTGCAATTTATTAAAGGCGCTTGGGAACCTTCAGAAAAGCGGGTTTTCAGTCATTGGCCAGACCAGCTAGAATTTCACGCCATGGGTGAAGGTTTCACCTGGGAAACACAAGATCGCGATCGCGATTTAGATAAAGCTAGTGCTGCGTGGGATAAATCATTAGAATTCATCCGCAACCCCGATTTTAAACTGGTACTATTAGATGAAATTAATATTGCGCTCAAACTCGGTTACTTAGAAGTTGAGCAAGTATTAGCAGGTTTAGCCCAAAAACCACCAGATAAACACGTAATTCTCACAGGTAGAGGCGCACCACCGGCTTTAATTGAAAAGGCGGATTTAGTCACAGAAATGACTCTAGTTAAGCATCCTTTCAAAGATCAAGGCATTAAAGCCCAAGCGGGAATTGAGTATTAA
- a CDS encoding O-acetyl-ADP-ribose deacetylase, whose protein sequence is MSTSSNITLANLENVLAFKSLFFNNQVKLYNIQTEPLTLEPYCYSREFNRFITALDQENFVIPFNWTDWQNEGNRLIKHPEFLATADLSTLQKLLTFHVRQDRFCSGHLAAMIENGHFLAILNRLQAIHTELISVKIDISNTEIMPERLIPIQGDITKLQVEAIVNAANNSLLGGGGVDGAIHRAAGSELLQECRQLNGCATGEAKITKGYKLPAKWVIHTVGPVWKGGNQGEDNLLASCYLHSLALAEEHNIKTIAFPAISTGVYGFPIERATKIAVTQVNKFLQSHNSPKQVLFVCFSQDAYLMYQQLLKDLLKS, encoded by the coding sequence TTGTCTACATCTAGCAATATTACACTTGCCAATTTGGAAAACGTCTTAGCATTCAAAAGTTTATTTTTCAACAACCAAGTAAAACTGTATAACATACAAACAGAACCATTGACTTTAGAACCATATTGCTATTCTAGAGAATTCAACCGATTTATCACAGCACTTGATCAAGAAAATTTTGTTATTCCTTTTAACTGGACAGATTGGCAGAATGAAGGCAACCGATTAATTAAACATCCAGAATTCTTGGCTACTGCTGACTTATCTACATTACAGAAATTATTGACATTTCATGTTCGCCAAGACCGCTTTTGTAGCGGACACCTAGCAGCAATGATTGAGAATGGACATTTCCTAGCTATTTTAAATCGCCTCCAAGCAATTCACACAGAATTAATTTCCGTAAAAATAGATATATCCAATACAGAAATTATGCCAGAAAGATTGATCCCTATTCAAGGCGATATTACTAAATTACAAGTAGAAGCGATTGTCAATGCTGCCAATAATTCCTTATTGGGTGGTGGAGGTGTTGATGGTGCAATTCATCGTGCAGCAGGATCAGAACTACTGCAAGAATGTCGCCAGTTAAATGGTTGCGCTACAGGTGAAGCAAAAATTACCAAAGGTTATAAACTACCAGCAAAATGGGTAATTCACACAGTTGGTCCAGTATGGAAAGGTGGAAACCAAGGCGAAGATAATCTATTAGCGAGTTGCTATCTTCATAGTTTAGCCTTAGCTGAAGAACATAACATTAAAACTATTGCTTTTCCAGCAATTAGTACAGGTGTTTATGGTTTTCCTATAGAACGTGCTACTAAAATTGCAGTCACTCAAGTTAATAAGTTTTTACAAAGCCATAATTCACCCAAACAGGTACTTTTTGTGTGTTTTAGCCAAGATGCTTATCTTATGTATCAACAACTCTTGAAAGATTTGCTGAAAAGCTAG
- a CDS encoding homospermidine biosynthesis protein, whose amino-acid sequence MSKLQGKKIAPIPMSADIGVVDLINNYFTAYNSARLREACQLLSQDIFQPGVTVGVSLSGALTPAGFGVSALAPLIRHGCIDWMISTGANLYHDMHYGLGFELFAGSPFLDDVKLREEGTIRIYDIIFGYDVLLETDAFIRKVLQAEPFQKRMGTAEFHYLLGKYVREVEKQLGVQHSCLLATAYECGVPIYTSSPGDSSIGMNVAALALEGSKLILDPAIDVNETAAIAYAARETDGKSAAVILGGGSPKNFLLQTQPQLHEVLGLEERGHDFFVQFTDARPDTGGLSGATPAEAVSWGKIDPDELPSAIVCYTDSTIALPLVTAYVLNQCQPRTLKRLYDRREALLDTLQKDYLAAKDNPVVKEGAEEVATYPCGTPVKR is encoded by the coding sequence ATGTCAAAACTGCAAGGTAAGAAAATTGCACCCATACCCATGTCAGCCGATATTGGTGTGGTTGATTTGATTAATAACTATTTTACCGCTTACAACTCAGCCCGGTTGAGGGAAGCCTGTCAACTGCTGAGTCAGGATATATTTCAACCAGGTGTAACCGTCGGGGTTAGCCTTTCCGGTGCTTTGACACCAGCGGGTTTTGGAGTTTCCGCCCTCGCGCCTTTAATTCGTCATGGTTGCATTGACTGGATGATTAGCACTGGTGCAAATCTTTACCATGATATGCACTACGGTTTAGGTTTTGAATTGTTTGCAGGTAGTCCATTTTTAGATGATGTCAAATTACGGGAAGAAGGAACAATCCGTATTTATGACATTATTTTTGGCTATGATGTTCTGTTAGAAACTGACGCTTTTATCCGTAAAGTTCTCCAAGCTGAACCTTTTCAAAAGCGGATGGGAACGGCTGAGTTTCATTATTTATTGGGTAAGTATGTGCGGGAAGTAGAAAAGCAATTGGGTGTACAGCATTCCTGTTTATTAGCAACAGCTTATGAATGTGGCGTACCCATTTATACTTCTTCCCCTGGTGATAGTTCCATCGGTATGAATGTGGCGGCTTTGGCGTTGGAAGGTTCAAAGTTGATATTAGATCCTGCTATTGACGTGAATGAAACTGCGGCTATTGCTTACGCAGCACGGGAAACAGACGGTAAAAGTGCGGCTGTAATTCTTGGTGGTGGCAGTCCTAAAAACTTTTTATTACAAACACAACCGCAACTTCACGAGGTTTTAGGATTGGAAGAACGGGGACATGATTTCTTTGTCCAGTTTACCGATGCGCGTCCAGATACAGGCGGTTTATCGGGCGCGACTCCAGCGGAAGCGGTGAGTTGGGGTAAAATTGACCCAGATGAGTTACCCAGCGCGATTGTTTGTTATACCGATAGTACAATTGCTTTACCTTTGGTAACGGCTTATGTTTTGAATCAATGTCAACCTCGTACTTTGAAGCGGTTGTATGATCGACGGGAAGCATTGTTAGATACTTTGCAAAAAGATTATTTAGCAGCGAAGGATAACCCAGTAGTTAAGGAAGGTGCGGAGGAAGTAGCGACTTATCCCTGCGGTACGCCGGTTAAGCGTTAA